Proteins found in one Macaca nemestrina isolate mMacNem1 chromosome 4, mMacNem.hap1, whole genome shotgun sequence genomic segment:
- the LOC139362789 gene encoding protein FAM237B isoform X1, translating into MYCLDLFRVISLFSLTFFGEVADGGVRGEKNMCFATRRWFSLQLGCMILINLVNADFEFQKGVLASISPGITEDIDLQCWKACSLTLIDLKELKIEHNVDAFWNFMLFLQKSQRPGRYNLFLNIAQDFWDMYVDCLLSRSHGMGRRQVMPPKYNLPQKITGGNLNVYVRE; encoded by the exons ATGTACTGTTTAGATTTGTTTCGTGTGATTTCTCTCTTCAGCCTAACTTTTTTTGGGGAGGTGGCAGACGGCGGTGTACGGGGAGAAAAG aaTATGTGTTTTGCTACAAGAAGATGGTTCTCTCTACAGCTGGGCTGCATGATACTGATCAATCTGGTTAACGCTGACTTTGAGTTTCAAAAAGGAGTGCTTGCCAGCATTAGCCCAGGAATCACCGAAGACATTGATCTCCAGTGCTGGAAAGCTTGCTCTTTGACATTGATAGATCTCAAGGAACTCAAGATAGAGCACAATGTGGATGCTTTTTGGAATTTCATGTTGTTCTTGCAAAAATCTCAGCGGCCTGGACGTTATAATCTCTTCTTAAACATAGCTCAGGATTTCTGGGACATGTATGTAGACTGCTTGCTTTCAAGGTCTCATGGAATGGGCAGAAGACAGGTGATGCCCCCCAAATATAATTTGCCACAGAAAATAACAGGAGGTAATTTAAATGTGTATGTAAGAGAATAG
- the LOC139362789 gene encoding protein FAM237B isoform X2 produces MCFATRRWFSLQLGCMILINLVNADFEFQKGVLASISPGITEDIDLQCWKACSLTLIDLKELKIEHNVDAFWNFMLFLQKSQRPGRYNLFLNIAQDFWDMYVDCLLSRSHGMGRRQVMPPKYNLPQKITGGNLNVYVRE; encoded by the coding sequence ATGTGTTTTGCTACAAGAAGATGGTTCTCTCTACAGCTGGGCTGCATGATACTGATCAATCTGGTTAACGCTGACTTTGAGTTTCAAAAAGGAGTGCTTGCCAGCATTAGCCCAGGAATCACCGAAGACATTGATCTCCAGTGCTGGAAAGCTTGCTCTTTGACATTGATAGATCTCAAGGAACTCAAGATAGAGCACAATGTGGATGCTTTTTGGAATTTCATGTTGTTCTTGCAAAAATCTCAGCGGCCTGGACGTTATAATCTCTTCTTAAACATAGCTCAGGATTTCTGGGACATGTATGTAGACTGCTTGCTTTCAAGGTCTCATGGAATGGGCAGAAGACAGGTGATGCCCCCCAAATATAATTTGCCACAGAAAATAACAGGAGGTAATTTAAATGTGTATGTAAGAGAATAG